The genomic stretch ttcatttattttaaaataagattacatattttgtaaatacctatttttatacttatatttttccatcacgaaaaatggggcgcgacattatacattattattattataagtacatgataATACCTTATACTAactattattaatagcatttacctatataatataataatatattagtagtatatactaatactaaatagcatttatctatatattatataattttataaactaatttgGTATTCGAATGCAGTAATGCGGTACCCTATTTCATTTTACCGAATTTGAATGCGAAATCGGTTATTACCAAATCcataatctcattacctatttcataccatGTTAGAATTCAGTGAATTCGGTACGTACCgaatttgtaccaaattaccaaatacccgatttcaaattatcaaattaaatttgaattcgGTTATGAATTCAGTATGAAccgaatttgctcacccctaaTTCTTATTGTGATCCAATATTTTCCCTGAAGAATAAAGGGGGGGAAGAAAGAAATAACACAAGTATGTGGGCATATAAACTTTTTTGTTTATCGTTTTTATACATTGTTAGTGTACAATTTTCTTTACACTAATAGGTTTATGTCATTCCATATAATATAAATTCAAATCATATACATGTGTCATGTATTTGTAGTTgctaatgtaaaaaaaaaaaaaaaaaaatcactacacTATCAGTACATGAAAAATTAACCAAACTTTTTATCATATTTCAAATGGAAAAGCGTACCATTGATAACCGGCAATTAGCATTGCGGCAAAATTATGCTAAAATAATCTCAGGGTGACAAAGTGCAATGTATCCCTAATTATAGGGGGTTTAGTCCAGTTAACCCTTCTTTGGTATGTCAACTGATGAATCCGTCTAAAACAGGGATTCCAAGTAAAACCTGACTAAAGTAAACAAACCATTAGTAAATGTGGAGCAAATTTTGCGCTCATATTTTCATCTCCTGTCCATGATAAAAGAAGCCCACAATCACAAATTAATTAGGGAAGATTTTCCTATCTTACTGCCAGTTATGTTAATTTAGAAGCTTATGTCCATTATGTATCGTTGTTTACAAATTCTATGGAGGATTTTTCACTCCAATATTTTTTGAGAGCTCAAGAAGCTCGATTTAGACTTCGATTTTGATTTTAGTTTTATCCTCTTCCGATATATCTTCCGTGTTTCAATATTCTCTATTTGAGAGTTTTGAGAGCTGAAGCTATTTGGTATTCGAGTTTGATTTAAACTAGAATTCTCAACTTGTTACATATCTGTTTCTATTTCATCCCCCATTTTGACAGTCTTGAGAGATCATGATATTTGATATTCGAGTTTGATTTCATCCTCTTCCACCATATTTGCGTCTTTCATATTCTTGAAACTAACGCTCCTGAATAATGGATCAGTATATATTGGAGAATATATTGTCAAGGCTTCCACCCAAGGACCTCTACACATGCCAGCGCGTCTGCAAATATTGGTATTCAATAATCTCCAACATAATCTCAAGTCCATTCTCAATCTTCATAACCTCTCCAACTGCAGTTTTAAATTACAATGCATGTTTGAGCAACGAAGACGTCGAAAAAGCATGGAAGAAGGTTCCTAAACCTGGTGGAATGCACACTAAATATATTCGGCTAATTGGTTCGTACAATGGCCTAATATGCCTTCGATATGAAGATTACAACATGGCATTGTGGAATCCATGCACGGGATTGTTTAAAACGGTAAAGAATAATTTCCAATGTATTGATTATCCATTTTGCGGGTTTGGCCCCAATTCGTCCACTGCTGCAGGTGGTTATGTAATTGTATTAGGATGTAAATATTTTGTCAGATTTGGTGTTATGAATGACAAACTTGGGCAATATGTCTGGAAAAGTATTCAGCATAATAAAGATTATGTGTATCGTGAAAGTATTGGGGTTCTTGTGAATGGAAATCTTCATTGGCCAGCATGTTGGGGTATCAGGAAAAAGGtgattttgtacaatttggatgaAGGAAAGCTGGAGGAGTTCAAGGGACCTGATAAGCAGGAAACAACAAACTTCAGAATTGGAAATTTTAAGGGAAACCTTTGTGCAACTTTTAAGGATGGTAGAATGTTTGAGATTTGGGTAATGAAAGATTATCGTGTCGAGGAATCTTGGATGTGGTTGTATAATATTGAAGGATTTGTGCTTCATGATGCTTTGGTGCCACTAGGGTTCTTGAAAAATGGTGATATCATTATTGAGGTAGACAGGCGTTTTATAGCACGGTATAGTTTTGCTTATAAAACTGCAAAAGTTCTGAGGTTTCTTAGGGGTACTAAATCTTCTGCAGTTTCATTTGTGGAGACCCTGGCTAAAccaaatatttgagattttcttGTTAGTGCTATTATCAGGATCATGGTAGAATAATACAGGAAGTTGAAAATTTAACTGTGATACAGTAAGATAAAATAACCTTAATCTAGAGAGCGTTCATTATCT from Coffea eugenioides isolate CCC68of chromosome 8, Ceug_1.0, whole genome shotgun sequence encodes the following:
- the LOC113780256 gene encoding F-box/kelch-repeat protein At3g23880-like; its protein translation is MDQYILENILSRLPPKDLYTCQRVCKYWYSIISNIISSPFSIFITSPTAVLNYNACLSNEDVEKAWKKVPKPGGMHTKYIRLIGSYNGLICLRYEDYNMALWNPCTGLFKTVKNNFQCIDYPFCGFGPNSSTAAGGYVIVLGCKYFVRFGVMNDKLGQYVWKSIQHNKDYVYRESIGVLVNGNLHWPACWGIRKKVILYNLDEGKLEEFKGPDKQETTNFRIGNFKGNLCATFKDGRMFEIWVMKDYRVEESWMWLYNIEGFVLHDALVPLGFLKNGDIIIEVDRRFIARYSFAYKTAKVLRFLRGTKSSAVSFVETLAKPNI